Proteins encoded by one window of Arachis ipaensis cultivar K30076 chromosome B04, Araip1.1, whole genome shotgun sequence:
- the LOC107635873 gene encoding probable galacturonosyltransferase-like 4 — protein sequence MAFRSFTSSHALRGILSLFFLSLNYNNYFYATEAIRLGSIIRLPSCKLLPFREAPVFRNDKECGSNKNDLINVSMTLDVNYVRGTMAAIFSILQHSSCPENVHFHFLAAHDTEELSMAIKSTFPYLHFKIYLFDSERVSDKISKSVRQALDQPLNYARIYLADALPDDIGRVIYLDSDLIVVDDIAKLWDIDMEEKVVAAPEYCHANFTTYFTEEFWKDPELSKTFEGKKACYFNTGVMVMDIEKWRREGYTEKVEGWMRVQKQQKKIYHLGSLPPFLLVLAGNIKGVDHRWNQHGLGGDNFEGKCRTLHPGRISLLHWSGKGKPWLRLDSRKPCSIDHLWAPYDLYSSTKHFFDE from the coding sequence ATGGCCTTTCGGAGTTTCACGTCTTCCCATGCACTCCGAGGTATCCTGtccctcttttttctttctcttaacTATAATAATTACTTTTACGCAACAGAAGCTATTCGTTTGGGCAGCATTATTCGTCTCCCTTCATGTAAGCTCCTTCCATTCCGAGAGGCTCCTGTCTTTCGGAATGATAAGGAGTGTGGATCAAATAAAAACGATCTTATTAACGTATCTATGACTCTGGATGTTAACTATGTACGTGGCACCATGGCCGCCATATTCTCCATATTACAGCACTCTAGCTGCCCGGAGAATGTCCATTTCCACTTCCTTGCAGCGCACGACACTGAAGAACTTTCGATGGCCATCAAATCCACCTTCCCTTACCTCCATTTCAAGATCTACCTCTTCGATTCGGAGAGAGTCAGTGACAAGATATCAAAGTCCGTTCGACAAGCCTTGGACCAACCGTTGAATTACGCGCGTATATACCTCGCGGACGCGCTTCCAGACGACATTGGGCGCGTGATATATCTAGATTCAGACCTCATTGTAGTGGACGACATAGCCAAGCTTTGGGACATAGACATGGAAGAAAAAGTGGTGGCAGCACCGGAATACTGCCACGCAAACTTTACTACGTATTTTACGGAGGAGTTCTGGAAGGATCCGGAGTTGTCGAAAACATTTGAAGGGAAGAAGGCATGTTACTTCAACACAGGGGTGATGGTGATGGACatagaaaaatggaggagagaggGATACACAGAGAAGGTAGAAGGGTGGATGAGGGTGCAAAAGCAGCAAAAGAAGATATACCATTTGGGTTCTCTTCCACCATTTTTGTTGGTATTGGCAGGGAACATCAAAGGGGTGGATCATAGGTGGAACCAACATGGGTTAGGTGGTGACAACTTTGAAGGAAAATGCAGGACCTTGCACCCTGGTCGCATTAGCTTGCTGCATTGGAGTGGCAAGGGGAAGCCATGGTTGAGGTTGGATTCTAGGAAGCCATGCTCCATTGACCACCTTTGGGCTCCTTATGACTTGTATTCATCTACCAAACACTTCTTTGACGAATGA
- the LOC107638548 gene encoding F-box/LRR-repeat protein 4 isoform X2 codes for MRGHDWINTCLPDELVVEIFRRLDSKRSRDACSLVCRRWLRLERLTRATIRIGATGSPDLFVHLLSSRFSNVTNVHIDERLSISLPVHLGRRRGVENSSASSLKLNYLNVNNGSEEGDLDSLCLSDVGLAALGDGFPKLEKLSLIWCSNVTSDGLASLAQKCSSLKALDLQGCYVGDQGLSAVGQCCKQLEDLNLRFCEGLTDKGLIELALGVGKSLKSLGVAACAKITDFSMEAVGSHCISLETLSLDSEFIHNQGVLAVAEGCPQLKVLKLQCINVTDDALEAVGASCLSLELLALYSFQRFTDKGLCAIGNGCKKLRNLTLSDCYFLSDKGLESIATGCKELTHLEINGCHNIGTLGIESVGRSCQRLTELSLLYCQRIGDVGLLQVGQGCKFLQALHLVDCSNLGDAAMRGIAIGCSNLKKLHIRRCYEIGTKGIVAVGEHCKSLTDLSIRFCDRVGDEALIAIADGCSLHYLNVSGCHQIGDAGVIAIARGCPQLCYLDVSVLQNLGDLAMAELGENCPLLKEIVLSHCRQITDVGLAHLVKRCTMLESCHMVYCSGITSAGVATVVSSCPNIKKVLVEKWKVSQRTKRRAGSIISYLCVDL; via the exons ATGAGGGGCCACGATTGGATCAACACGTGTCTCCCCGACGAGCTGGTGGTCGAGATCTTCCGGCGACTCGACTCTAAGCGGAGCAGAGACGCTTGCTCCCTCGTCTGCCGCCGGTGGCTCCGCCTCGAGCGCCTCACCCGAGCCACCATCCGGATCGGCGCCACTGGCTCGCCGGACCTGTTCGTGCACCTTCTCTCCTCCCGCTTCTCCAACGTCACCAATGTCCACATCGACGAGCGACTCTCCATCTCCCTCCCCGTTCACCTC GGGAGAAGAAGGGGGGTGGAGAATTCTTCGGCTTCTTCCCTGAAGCTGAATTATCTGAATGTCAATAATGGGTCCGAGGAGGGTGATCTTGATTCCCTTTGTTTGTCTGATGTTGGCTTGGCTGCTCTTGGGGATGGCTTTCCGAAGCTTGAGAAGTTGAGCTTAATCTGGTGTTCTAATGTAACTAGTGATGGATTAGCATCACTAGCTCAGAAATGCAGTTCTTTGAAGGCCTTGGATTTGCAG GGTTGTTATGTTGGAGATCAAGGACTTTCTGCTGTTGGGCAGTGTTGCAAGCAGCTTGAGGATTTGAATCTTCGTTTCTGTGAAGGCTTGACTGATAAGGGTTTGATTGAATTAGCCTTAGGTGTGGGAAAATCACTAAAATCTCTTGGTGTGGCTGCTTGTGCCAAAATAACTGACTTCTCAATGGAAGCTGTTGGATCACACTGCATATCCCTTGAGACTTTGTCGTTGGATTCCGAGTTCATCCACAATCAGGGGGTGCTTGCTGTGGCTGAAGGATGTCCACAATTGAAAGTTCTAAAGCTGCAATGTATTAATGTTACTGACGATGCCTTGGAAGCTGTAGGTGCTAGTTGTTTGTCTCTGGAGTTGTTGGCCCTATATAGTTTTCAGAGATTTACCGATAA GGGTTTGTGTGCCATCGGTAATGGATGCAAGAAGTTAAGGAATCTGACACTAAGTGACTGTTATTTCCTAAGTGACAAGGGTTTGGAATCAATTGCTACCGGATGCAAGGAACTTACACATCTTGAAATCAATGGATGCCACAACATTGGAACTTTGGGGATAGAATCTGTTGGAAGATCTTGCCA ACGTCTTACTGAGTTGTCATTACTTTACTGTCAAAGAATTGGCGATGTTGGTCTTCTTCAGGTTGGACAAGGATGCAAGTTCCTGCAAGCTCTTCACCTGGTAGATTGCTCAAACCTTGGGGATGCTGCTATGCGTGGTATAGCTATTGGCTGCAGCAATTTGAAGAAACTTCATATCCGTCGCTGTTATGAG ATTGGGACCAAGGGGATTGTTGCTGTTGGTGAGCACTGTAAGTCACTAACCGATCTTAGCATTCGATTCTGTGACAG GGTTGGGGATGAGGCCCTTATTGCTATAGCAGACGGATGTTCCCTTCATTATCTGAATGTCAGTGGTTGCCACCAAATTGGAGATGCCGGAGTGATAGCCATTGCAAGGGGTTGCCCTCAACTCTGTTATTTAGACGTCAGCGTACTGCAG AATTTAGGTGATTTAGCAATGGCGGAGTTGGGAGAAAACTGTCCATTGCTGAAAGAAATAGTGCTGTCGCACTGCCGTCAAATAACAGATGTCGGTCTTGCCCATCTCGTAAAGAGGTGCACCATGCTGGAGTCATGCCACATGGTTTATTGCTCCGGCATAACCTCGGCTGGAGTAGCCACCGTGGTTTCTAGCTGCCCCAACATAAAAAAGGTACTGGTTGAGAAGTGGAAGGTTAGCCAGCGGACCAAGCGGCGAGCCGGCTCCATCATTTCCTACTTGTGTGTAGACCTTTAA
- the LOC107638548 gene encoding F-box/LRR-repeat protein 4 isoform X1, which produces MRGHDWINTCLPDELVVEIFRRLDSKRSRDACSLVCRRWLRLERLTRATIRIGATGSPDLFVHLLSSRFSNVTNVHIDERLSISLPVHLQGRRRGVENSSASSLKLNYLNVNNGSEEGDLDSLCLSDVGLAALGDGFPKLEKLSLIWCSNVTSDGLASLAQKCSSLKALDLQGCYVGDQGLSAVGQCCKQLEDLNLRFCEGLTDKGLIELALGVGKSLKSLGVAACAKITDFSMEAVGSHCISLETLSLDSEFIHNQGVLAVAEGCPQLKVLKLQCINVTDDALEAVGASCLSLELLALYSFQRFTDKGLCAIGNGCKKLRNLTLSDCYFLSDKGLESIATGCKELTHLEINGCHNIGTLGIESVGRSCQRLTELSLLYCQRIGDVGLLQVGQGCKFLQALHLVDCSNLGDAAMRGIAIGCSNLKKLHIRRCYEIGTKGIVAVGEHCKSLTDLSIRFCDRVGDEALIAIADGCSLHYLNVSGCHQIGDAGVIAIARGCPQLCYLDVSVLQNLGDLAMAELGENCPLLKEIVLSHCRQITDVGLAHLVKRCTMLESCHMVYCSGITSAGVATVVSSCPNIKKVLVEKWKVSQRTKRRAGSIISYLCVDL; this is translated from the exons ATGAGGGGCCACGATTGGATCAACACGTGTCTCCCCGACGAGCTGGTGGTCGAGATCTTCCGGCGACTCGACTCTAAGCGGAGCAGAGACGCTTGCTCCCTCGTCTGCCGCCGGTGGCTCCGCCTCGAGCGCCTCACCCGAGCCACCATCCGGATCGGCGCCACTGGCTCGCCGGACCTGTTCGTGCACCTTCTCTCCTCCCGCTTCTCCAACGTCACCAATGTCCACATCGACGAGCGACTCTCCATCTCCCTCCCCGTTCACCTC CAGGGGAGAAGAAGGGGGGTGGAGAATTCTTCGGCTTCTTCCCTGAAGCTGAATTATCTGAATGTCAATAATGGGTCCGAGGAGGGTGATCTTGATTCCCTTTGTTTGTCTGATGTTGGCTTGGCTGCTCTTGGGGATGGCTTTCCGAAGCTTGAGAAGTTGAGCTTAATCTGGTGTTCTAATGTAACTAGTGATGGATTAGCATCACTAGCTCAGAAATGCAGTTCTTTGAAGGCCTTGGATTTGCAG GGTTGTTATGTTGGAGATCAAGGACTTTCTGCTGTTGGGCAGTGTTGCAAGCAGCTTGAGGATTTGAATCTTCGTTTCTGTGAAGGCTTGACTGATAAGGGTTTGATTGAATTAGCCTTAGGTGTGGGAAAATCACTAAAATCTCTTGGTGTGGCTGCTTGTGCCAAAATAACTGACTTCTCAATGGAAGCTGTTGGATCACACTGCATATCCCTTGAGACTTTGTCGTTGGATTCCGAGTTCATCCACAATCAGGGGGTGCTTGCTGTGGCTGAAGGATGTCCACAATTGAAAGTTCTAAAGCTGCAATGTATTAATGTTACTGACGATGCCTTGGAAGCTGTAGGTGCTAGTTGTTTGTCTCTGGAGTTGTTGGCCCTATATAGTTTTCAGAGATTTACCGATAA GGGTTTGTGTGCCATCGGTAATGGATGCAAGAAGTTAAGGAATCTGACACTAAGTGACTGTTATTTCCTAAGTGACAAGGGTTTGGAATCAATTGCTACCGGATGCAAGGAACTTACACATCTTGAAATCAATGGATGCCACAACATTGGAACTTTGGGGATAGAATCTGTTGGAAGATCTTGCCA ACGTCTTACTGAGTTGTCATTACTTTACTGTCAAAGAATTGGCGATGTTGGTCTTCTTCAGGTTGGACAAGGATGCAAGTTCCTGCAAGCTCTTCACCTGGTAGATTGCTCAAACCTTGGGGATGCTGCTATGCGTGGTATAGCTATTGGCTGCAGCAATTTGAAGAAACTTCATATCCGTCGCTGTTATGAG ATTGGGACCAAGGGGATTGTTGCTGTTGGTGAGCACTGTAAGTCACTAACCGATCTTAGCATTCGATTCTGTGACAG GGTTGGGGATGAGGCCCTTATTGCTATAGCAGACGGATGTTCCCTTCATTATCTGAATGTCAGTGGTTGCCACCAAATTGGAGATGCCGGAGTGATAGCCATTGCAAGGGGTTGCCCTCAACTCTGTTATTTAGACGTCAGCGTACTGCAG AATTTAGGTGATTTAGCAATGGCGGAGTTGGGAGAAAACTGTCCATTGCTGAAAGAAATAGTGCTGTCGCACTGCCGTCAAATAACAGATGTCGGTCTTGCCCATCTCGTAAAGAGGTGCACCATGCTGGAGTCATGCCACATGGTTTATTGCTCCGGCATAACCTCGGCTGGAGTAGCCACCGTGGTTTCTAGCTGCCCCAACATAAAAAAGGTACTGGTTGAGAAGTGGAAGGTTAGCCAGCGGACCAAGCGGCGAGCCGGCTCCATCATTTCCTACTTGTGTGTAGACCTTTAA
- the LOC107635874 gene encoding uncharacterized protein LOC107635874, protein MSFVKTVDASDVIKTANALFNLFADVIEWVGPSNIVHVVTDNAANYVSAGKLIHEKYPNIFWYPCAAHCVNLILKDIASIPHIADLASRASKVTVFVYNHMILLSWLRKRKSWTEIVRPRVTRFATVFITLKSIYDHKEYLQSLMVDKYFTSHKLSKSANGKIVSSIVLDSKFWQDCLTTVKIVSPLIKLLRLVDADEKPSLGIAYEGMQRAKNAIKTMFRNQKAAYTPYTSILKMRWDKHLKRDLHAAAYFLNPGIFYSEDFVEKANVLRSLLDLLDVETLCDDSVAAMQEIQLYRDCKESFGKESAKRAASRLEPSEWWRLHSGSAPNLQKMAVRLLHQTSSSSGCERNWSLFKQIHSKRRNRLEQQRLSHIVYVTYNLRLQSRLHRKKRNYDPIDIQSIDTVDFWVMTYEDDPEFTN, encoded by the exons ATGTCATTTGTTAAGACTGTTGATGCTTCTGATGTGATAAAAACTGCCAATGCATTGTTTAATTTGTTTGCTGATGTTATTGAGTGGGTTGGGCCTAGTAACATTGTGCATGTGGTCACTGATAATGCTGCTAATTATGTATCTGCTGGAAAACTTATTCATGAAAAATACCCAAATATATTTTGGTATCCTTGTGCTGCCCATTGTGTCAATCTTATTTTGAAAGATATTGCAAGTATTCCTCATATAGCTGACCTTGCTTCTCGTGCTTCAAAAGTAACTGTGTTTGTCTACAATCATATGATCTTATTGTCTTggcttagaaaaagaaaaagttggaCAGAAATTGTTCGACCAAGAGTCACACGTTTTGCCACTGTTTTCATTACTTTGAAAAGTATATATGATCACAAGGAATATTTGCAGTCATTGATGGTAGACAAATATTTTACTTCTCATAAGTTATCCAAAAGTGCTAATGGAAAGATTGTTAGCTCAATTGTCTTGGACAGTAAGTTTTGGCAAGATTGTCTTACCACTGTGAAAATTGTTAGTCCTCTTATTAAGTTGTTGAGGCTTGTTGATGCTGATGAAAAACCCTCTTTGGGAATCGCGTATGAAGGCATGCAAAGAGCAAAAAATGCTATCAAGACCATGTTCAGAAATCAGAAAGCTGCTTATACGCCATATACGAGTATCTTGAAAATGAGGTGGGATAAGCATTTGAAGCGTGATCTCCATGCGGCAGCGTACTTTTTAAATCCGGGCATTTTCTATAGTGAGGATTTTGTTGAGAAGGCAAATGTTTTGAGATCtttacttgatttgcttgatgtTGAAACACTTTGTGATGACTCAGTTGCTGCAATGCAAGAGATACAACTGTATCGAGATTGTAAAGAAAGTTTTGGGAAGGAAAGTGCTAAGAGAGCGGCATCAAGACTCGAACCTA GTGAATGGTGGAGGCTACACAGTGGGAGTGCTCCTAATTTGCAAAAAATGGCAGTCCGTCTTCTTCATCAAACCTCTTCTTCATCTGGATGTGAGAGGAACTGGAGCCTTTTTAAACAAATCCATTCAAAGAGGAGGAACCGGTTAGAGCAACAAAGGCTAAGTCACATTGTTTATGTCACCTATAACCTACGCCTTCAATCTAGGTTGCATCGAAAGAAGAGGAATTATGATCCAATTGACATTCAAAGCATTGACACAGTAGATTTTTGGGTAATGACATATGAGGATGATCCTGAATTTACTAATTGA